A stretch of Spirosoma oryzicola DNA encodes these proteins:
- a CDS encoding ABC transporter ATP-binding protein — translation MNIIETHSIAKRYVMGTEVVDALKSITISIKKGEYVAFMGPSGSGKSTLMNIVGCLDSPTSGQYILNNQDVSSMGENELAEVRNKEIGFVFQTFNLLPRQTSLENVALPLIYAGYNKADRTEKAMQALKNVGLEKRAGHRPNELSGGQRQRVAVARALVNDPSILLADEPTGNLDTKTSYEIMDLFDQIHSKGNTVIMVTHEEDIAEYAHRIIRLRDGLIETDRVNTNIRKAQTLMQSLG, via the coding sequence ATGAACATCATTGAAACGCATAGTATCGCCAAACGCTATGTCATGGGCACCGAAGTCGTAGACGCGCTCAAGTCCATTACAATCAGCATCAAAAAAGGCGAATATGTTGCCTTCATGGGACCGTCGGGTTCGGGAAAATCAACGCTGATGAATATTGTCGGTTGTCTGGATTCGCCAACGTCGGGTCAATACATTCTGAACAATCAGGATGTGAGTAGCATGGGCGAGAACGAACTAGCTGAAGTGCGGAACAAAGAAATTGGCTTCGTATTTCAAACGTTTAACTTATTACCCCGTCAGACTTCGCTCGAAAATGTAGCCTTACCGCTTATCTACGCGGGGTACAACAAAGCCGACCGGACGGAGAAAGCCATGCAGGCGCTCAAAAACGTTGGTCTGGAGAAACGGGCTGGGCACCGACCCAACGAGCTATCGGGAGGACAGCGTCAGCGGGTAGCCGTAGCTCGGGCACTGGTCAATGATCCGAGTATTCTGCTCGCCGACGAACCGACCGGGAACCTGGATACCAAGACCTCGTACGAAATCATGGACCTTTTCGACCAGATCCATAGCAAAGGCAACACGGTAATTATGGTTACTCACGAAGAAGATATTGCCGAGTATGCCCATCGAATCATCCGGCTTCGCGATGGTCTGATTGAAACCGACCGGGTGAATACAAACATCCGCAAGGCGCAGACCTTGATGCAATCATTAGGATAA
- a CDS encoding heme/hemin ABC transporter substrate-binding protein, translated as MKKSSVFVTWLTCFVLGLFSSAHIVYATKPSKDEPVRIVSLDGTVSEILCDLGLQSHLIGVDVTSTYPESLQKLPKVGHNRTISAEGVISLKPTLVLTTQNAGTKPEVIEQIKSAGIKVISFQQEYSVAGAKKLIQDVATTCQVGSKAKPLIKKLDTDVAQVKKATNSPKVLFIYARGTGTMMVSGRGTQVDKMIELAGGVNATPDFDNYKPLTAEALVTANPDVILLFDSGLESLGGTAGLLKVQGVAQTNAGKNSRIIEMDGHLLTGFSPRLGKALQELAQKIAQKPKA; from the coding sequence ATGAAAAAGTCATCCGTTTTCGTCACCTGGCTTACCTGTTTTGTGCTGGGCCTATTCAGTAGCGCCCATATCGTTTACGCAACCAAGCCGTCGAAAGATGAGCCGGTTCGTATTGTTTCGCTGGACGGTACTGTCAGCGAAATTCTTTGCGACTTAGGGCTACAATCACACCTGATCGGTGTCGATGTGACGAGTACATACCCGGAGTCTTTGCAAAAGCTACCCAAAGTAGGCCACAACCGCACAATCTCAGCCGAAGGAGTTATTTCCCTCAAACCCACATTAGTGCTAACGACTCAGAATGCTGGCACCAAACCCGAAGTAATTGAACAAATCAAATCGGCGGGTATCAAAGTGATTTCCTTTCAGCAGGAATACAGCGTTGCAGGCGCGAAAAAACTGATTCAGGACGTAGCCACAACCTGTCAGGTTGGTTCGAAAGCCAAACCACTGATCAAGAAGCTGGATACCGATGTAGCCCAGGTTAAGAAAGCGACCAATAGTCCCAAAGTATTGTTTATCTACGCACGGGGTACTGGTACGATGATGGTATCAGGTCGGGGAACGCAGGTCGATAAAATGATTGAGCTGGCGGGTGGCGTCAATGCAACGCCTGACTTTGACAATTATAAACCGCTGACGGCTGAAGCTTTGGTAACGGCCAATCCTGATGTGATTCTGCTGTTCGACAGCGGTCTGGAAAGTCTGGGTGGTACGGCGGGTTTACTAAAAGTTCAGGGTGTAGCCCAAACCAACGCCGGAAAAAATAGCCGGATTATTGAAATGGACGGTCATTTACTGACTGGGTTCTCTCCTCGTTTGGGAAAAGCCCTTCAGGAACTAGCCCAGAAAATCGCCCAAAAGCCTAAAGCCTAG
- a CDS encoding HmuY family protein: MKKVFAFLLFAAVSTLNACKESDPPLPDNVVQFESAEQGMDAATKESTIKLKLSRAVDAATPITIQVAPTGITYGTQFTTTPATTSNTLSLTVPAGSSETSFKLTKADNLFLNGTETIGFTIGSAGSPVLVGTTNKQTVKFTSIVSSGTNLTLDGGTGGASAVNAVFVDLSNNAQNAAKRASWDLGFYSGTDFRVILNNMTGASAIALAKNDLTQVTAADTVGLSLTLGFDPSGLKLVDDVTGDLTKTVIPAISATDADNKVYIINRGTSGATPAKGWVKIRVLRNGTTGYTLQYAGIKEATFKTVSIPKDNAYNFRYVSFDSGALVDVEPAKARWNIVWTGAMYKTSDGTNDIPYYFSDQVLINTLGGVTAAEVTTSTVSYDAYAESNIATTTFKSDRSVIGANWRATTGTVGVKTDRFYVVKDAAGNVYKVKFVSFTTQDGGERGKPKLEYKLVKKV, translated from the coding sequence ATGAAAAAAGTATTTGCCTTCCTGCTTTTTGCCGCTGTAAGCACGTTGAACGCCTGTAAAGAAAGCGACCCGCCGTTGCCGGATAACGTTGTTCAGTTCGAAAGTGCCGAACAGGGTATGGATGCGGCCACCAAAGAATCCACGATCAAGCTAAAGCTATCACGTGCCGTCGATGCCGCTACGCCTATAACCATCCAAGTCGCTCCTACCGGTATCACGTACGGAACGCAGTTTACCACAACCCCAGCAACAACGAGCAACACGTTATCGCTGACCGTTCCAGCAGGTAGCAGCGAAACATCCTTTAAGCTGACTAAAGCCGATAATCTCTTCCTGAACGGAACCGAAACGATTGGCTTTACCATTGGGTCGGCGGGTAGCCCGGTTCTGGTTGGAACGACTAACAAACAGACCGTTAAGTTCACCTCGATTGTGTCGTCCGGCACGAATCTAACGCTCGACGGCGGTACAGGTGGCGCCAGCGCCGTCAATGCCGTATTCGTTGATTTGAGCAATAATGCTCAGAATGCCGCGAAACGGGCGAGCTGGGATCTGGGCTTTTATTCGGGTACCGATTTCCGGGTTATCCTCAACAACATGACCGGGGCCAGTGCGATTGCTTTGGCGAAAAACGATTTAACCCAAGTCACTGCGGCTGATACGGTCGGCTTATCCCTTACATTGGGCTTTGATCCATCGGGATTGAAATTAGTAGACGACGTAACAGGCGACCTCACCAAAACGGTCATCCCGGCGATTTCCGCGACTGATGCCGATAACAAAGTATACATTATCAATCGGGGTACGAGCGGAGCGACACCCGCTAAAGGCTGGGTAAAAATCAGAGTATTGCGCAACGGTACTACCGGCTACACCCTCCAGTACGCGGGTATCAAAGAGGCTACTTTCAAGACTGTGTCGATTCCGAAAGACAACGCGTATAACTTCCGCTACGTATCGTTCGATTCGGGTGCTCTGGTTGATGTAGAACCCGCTAAAGCGCGCTGGAATATCGTCTGGACGGGAGCTATGTACAAAACCAGCGATGGCACCAATGACATTCCCTACTATTTCTCGGATCAGGTATTGATTAACACACTAGGCGGTGTAACAGCGGCTGAAGTGACGACCAGTACGGTTTCGTATGACGCCTACGCCGAAAGCAATATTGCCACAACGACCTTCAAGAGCGACCGTTCGGTAATCGGAGCCAACTGGCGGGCTACGACAGGTACAGTCGGTGTCAAAACCGACCGGTTCTACGTCGTAAAAGATGCCGCTGGTAACGTGTACAAAGTGAAGTTTGTCAGCTTCACAACGCAGGATGGCGGTGAACGCGGTAAACCCAAGCTCGAATACAAGCTGGTTAAGAAAGTATAA
- a CDS encoding FecCD family ABC transporter permease: MISATINPPSTARSTTKSAFRTTINPWLMPTLAVALVATIVLAVGVGAVRVSPYEIGLIISKTFGYSAEVDSTKEAILLAIRLPRVCLAVLIGAGLAISGAAIQGLFRNPLADPGLIGISSGASLAAVMMIVLEVKFFQTLTGMLGMYALSVVAFFGACATAFLVYRIARVAGRDVITTMLLTGIAINALSGALTGIMTYLATDEQLRNITFWSLGSLGGASWTSVLAILPFTIIALVGIPRLAKSLNLLALGESQASMLGVNLTVTKRQIIIFSTMAVGTSVAVAGVIGFVGLVIPHLIRMGAGSDHRRVLVGSALGGAIVLTLADTLARTLVAPAELPIGILTALIGTPVFLWILFREKRRTVA, encoded by the coding sequence ATGATATCGGCAACAATAAATCCTCCCTCTACCGCTCGCTCAACCACAAAATCGGCCTTTCGAACCACCATCAATCCGTGGTTGATGCCGACTTTGGCCGTCGCGTTGGTAGCGACAATTGTGCTGGCGGTTGGTGTTGGTGCCGTGCGGGTATCTCCTTACGAAATCGGGCTGATCATAAGCAAGACATTCGGTTATTCAGCGGAGGTTGACAGTACCAAAGAAGCCATATTGCTGGCAATCCGTCTGCCACGGGTGTGTCTGGCCGTGCTTATTGGAGCCGGTCTGGCCATATCGGGAGCTGCTATTCAGGGCTTGTTTCGGAATCCGCTTGCCGATCCCGGCCTGATTGGGATTTCGTCGGGGGCGTCTTTGGCAGCGGTGATGATGATTGTGCTGGAAGTCAAATTTTTCCAGACGCTGACGGGTATGTTAGGCATGTATGCCTTATCGGTGGTGGCTTTTTTTGGAGCTTGCGCTACTGCTTTTCTGGTGTACCGCATCGCCCGAGTAGCGGGGAGAGACGTAATCACAACCATGCTGCTTACGGGCATTGCTATCAACGCCTTGTCCGGCGCACTGACTGGTATTATGACGTATCTGGCTACGGATGAACAGCTTCGCAACATCACGTTCTGGAGCCTGGGAAGCTTAGGCGGTGCCAGTTGGACTTCGGTACTCGCCATTCTACCGTTTACAATAATCGCACTGGTGGGTATTCCGCGCTTAGCAAAATCGCTGAATCTGCTTGCGCTCGGCGAAAGTCAGGCGAGTATGCTGGGCGTCAACTTAACGGTTACCAAGCGTCAGATTATTATTTTCTCGACGATGGCTGTGGGTACGTCCGTTGCCGTTGCGGGCGTTATCGGCTTTGTGGGGCTGGTTATTCCGCACTTGATTCGGATGGGTGCCGGTTCTGACCACCGTCGCGTACTGGTCGGATCGGCTTTGGGTGGAGCTATCGTACTCACGCTGGCCGATACCCTCGCCCGAACACTAGTAGCGCCTGCCGAGCTTCCGATTGGTATTCTTACAGCCCTCATCGGAACACCCGTTTTTCTGTGGATTTTGTTTCGGGAAAAGCGCCGGACAGTCGCCTAA
- a CDS encoding heme ABC transporter ATP-binding protein produces MLEVKNLSYRIRNRQLLDEVSFRANSGELLAVVGANGAGKSTLLKLCTRELNATEGEIKLRENNINAYSEKELSLVRAVLPQQNAVSFPFLVSELVLMGRYPHFDFHPAEQDYFIAEMALKKVGMWDFANRVFTTLSGGEQQRVQLARVLAQIWDVPQGILFLDEPTTGLDLLHQQQLLEVAREFTQKGFCVVVILHDLNLAAQYADQIIMLRKGQIEAAGPPRAVITSENILRAFNLNVWLIEHPELDCPMIVPHYNQFSANQRPTQTVHTR; encoded by the coding sequence ATGTTAGAAGTCAAAAACCTGTCTTATCGCATTCGAAACCGGCAACTACTCGATGAGGTTTCTTTTCGGGCCAATTCCGGTGAATTACTGGCAGTTGTTGGTGCTAATGGCGCGGGAAAATCGACGTTGCTCAAGTTATGCACCCGCGAACTAAATGCCACAGAAGGCGAAATCAAGCTGCGTGAAAACAACATCAATGCGTATTCGGAAAAGGAGTTATCCTTAGTTCGTGCGGTATTGCCGCAGCAAAACGCGGTTAGTTTTCCGTTCCTGGTCAGCGAGTTGGTCCTGATGGGCCGGTACCCTCACTTTGATTTCCACCCCGCCGAGCAGGATTATTTTATTGCCGAGATGGCGCTCAAGAAAGTGGGCATGTGGGATTTCGCCAATCGCGTATTCACGACCTTGTCGGGTGGTGAGCAGCAGCGCGTTCAACTTGCTCGTGTACTGGCTCAGATCTGGGACGTTCCGCAGGGCATTCTGTTTTTGGACGAACCTACTACCGGCCTGGATCTACTGCATCAGCAACAACTGCTCGAAGTAGCGCGTGAGTTTACCCAGAAAGGCTTCTGCGTCGTTGTAATTCTACACGATCTGAACCTGGCCGCTCAATACGCTGACCAGATCATTATGCTGCGGAAAGGACAGATAGAAGCGGCCGGTCCGCCACGCGCGGTGATTACTTCCGAAAATATCCTGCGCGCTTTCAATTTAAACGTGTGGCTCATTGAACACCCTGAACTGGACTGTCCGATGATTGTTCCGCACTACAACCAATTTTCTGCTAATCAACGACCAACTCAAACTGTACATACCCGATGA
- a CDS encoding Gfo/Idh/MocA family protein → MLLNSLSRRNFLAGLGASALTMPTLTDVFGNPIQIDSPNQGRKLGIALLGLGSYSKNQLAPALQQTQNCRLAGIVTGTPSKAEEWMQKYNIPKANVYDYKNFDRIADNKDIDVVYVVTPNSMHEEFVIRAAQAGKHVICEKPMAITPKACQNMIDACKKANKQLAIGYRLHYEPFTKEVMRLGQEKVFGPIKFVESSDGFRIGDPTQWRMKKSMAGGGPLMDVGIYAVQGARYVTGEEPISVTAQFSPKTEPDKFKDVEETMFWQFQFPSGAVSNSTTSYTAGIERLYASCEKGWFELAPAFGYGPLKGRTSKGPIEQPVVNHQAMHMDGVCKDLLDGKKLPDHITGEEGLRDVRLLQAIYQAAETGRKISLKS, encoded by the coding sequence ATGCTATTAAACTCACTTTCGCGCAGAAATTTTCTGGCAGGCCTTGGCGCATCGGCTCTCACGATGCCAACTCTGACCGATGTATTCGGCAATCCCATTCAAATCGATTCGCCTAATCAGGGACGGAAGCTGGGGATTGCTTTACTTGGTTTAGGAAGCTATAGTAAGAATCAGCTGGCTCCTGCTCTACAGCAAACCCAAAATTGCCGTCTGGCGGGAATCGTAACGGGAACGCCTTCGAAAGCAGAAGAGTGGATGCAGAAGTATAACATCCCGAAGGCCAACGTTTATGACTACAAAAACTTCGACCGGATTGCCGATAACAAGGATATCGACGTTGTTTACGTCGTTACGCCCAATTCGATGCATGAAGAATTTGTGATTCGTGCGGCTCAGGCAGGCAAACACGTCATTTGTGAAAAGCCGATGGCGATTACTCCTAAAGCTTGTCAGAATATGATTGACGCCTGCAAAAAGGCCAACAAGCAGTTAGCTATTGGCTACCGGCTTCACTACGAACCATTCACGAAGGAGGTAATGCGGCTCGGTCAGGAAAAGGTTTTCGGCCCAATCAAATTTGTCGAAAGCAGTGATGGCTTCCGCATCGGCGATCCGACGCAGTGGCGCATGAAAAAAAGCATGGCGGGCGGTGGACCACTGATGGACGTTGGTATTTACGCCGTACAGGGTGCTCGTTACGTAACCGGCGAAGAGCCCATTTCTGTCACGGCGCAGTTCTCCCCAAAAACGGAGCCAGATAAATTTAAAGATGTAGAAGAGACGATGTTCTGGCAGTTCCAGTTTCCGAGCGGAGCCGTCTCCAACTCGACTACGAGCTATACGGCGGGGATTGAACGGCTGTATGCTTCCTGCGAGAAAGGCTGGTTTGAATTAGCACCCGCTTTCGGTTATGGCCCGCTTAAAGGGCGCACCAGCAAAGGACCGATTGAGCAACCCGTTGTAAACCACCAGGCGATGCACATGGACGGTGTATGTAAAGATCTGCTGGACGGCAAAAAACTGCCTGATCATATCACGGGCGAGGAAGGTCTACGCGACGTTCGACTGTTGCAGGCTATTTACCAGGCTGCCGAAACGGGCCGAAAAATTAGCTTGAAATCTTAA
- a CDS encoding hemin-degrading factor translates to MTTTQSLKERWAAFKEQNPKTRIRDAAKELGVSEAELLATQIGETVQRLDGDFRDLLKEVPTLGYVMALTRNDSIVHERKGIYEKVSFNEHTGLVLGPDIDLRLFMSRWHFGFAVDENSRKSLQFFDQDGTAVHKIYLTDKSNDAAYEALVQKYHAADQTAPIVTIPYPEKAAEITNEDIDVQGFQASWLAMQDTHEFFGLLRKYKLGREQGISLAPEGHSQQITVDQLIKIFETVAQRELPIMIFASSVGCIQIHTGPVKKLVSMGPWYNVLDPEFNMHLRADQVHSIWVTRKPTKDGIVTGLDLFDKDGNSIALVFGKRKPGIPEMKEWQDVVNEVVAA, encoded by the coding sequence ATGACGACAACACAAAGTCTTAAAGAACGCTGGGCTGCTTTCAAGGAACAAAACCCAAAAACAAGAATTCGCGACGCAGCCAAAGAACTGGGCGTCAGCGAAGCCGAGCTGCTGGCTACACAGATCGGCGAAACCGTTCAACGGCTGGATGGTGACTTCCGTGATCTGTTGAAAGAAGTCCCAACGTTGGGTTACGTGATGGCCTTGACGCGCAACGATAGCATTGTGCACGAACGCAAGGGTATCTACGAAAAAGTATCGTTTAACGAGCATACCGGCCTGGTTCTTGGACCGGACATTGACTTGCGGTTGTTCATGTCACGCTGGCACTTCGGTTTTGCCGTGGATGAAAACAGTCGCAAAAGCCTTCAGTTTTTTGATCAGGATGGCACAGCCGTTCACAAAATCTACCTGACGGATAAATCGAATGATGCCGCTTACGAGGCTCTGGTACAAAAATACCACGCTGCCGACCAGACAGCACCCATCGTTACGATACCCTATCCTGAGAAAGCAGCTGAGATAACGAACGAAGACATCGATGTTCAGGGCTTCCAGGCTAGCTGGCTGGCGATGCAGGACACGCACGAATTCTTCGGTCTGTTACGCAAATACAAGCTTGGCCGTGAGCAAGGCATCAGTCTAGCCCCGGAAGGTCATTCTCAGCAAATTACCGTTGATCAGCTTATAAAAATATTCGAAACGGTAGCGCAACGAGAACTGCCGATTATGATCTTCGCGTCGAGCGTAGGCTGTATCCAAATTCATACCGGGCCGGTTAAGAAGCTGGTCAGCATGGGTCCTTGGTACAATGTGCTTGACCCTGAATTTAATATGCACCTGCGTGCCGATCAGGTACACAGCATCTGGGTTACCCGAAAACCAACCAAAGACGGTATTGTCACGGGCCTGGATTTGTTCGACAAGGACGGCAACAGCATTGCGCTGGTGTTTGGAAAACGGAAACCCGGCATCCCCGAAATGAAAGAGTGGCAAGATGTAGTCAACGAAGTTGTTGCTGCTTAA
- a CDS encoding TonB-dependent receptor, whose translation MIVTLLVLTIPTLVRAQQPASRIEGTILLADGTPGSAATVQIKSLKRATTADNNGHFTLDGLASGRYELQISMVGYKPTRQTVDVENNKSSTVIIRLKAAQNQLDEVVVTGQYEPQSMKKSVYQVRVINSERIRLRGAVNVIGVLNNELGFRFSNDLMLGTTDVQLMGMSGRNVKILLDGLPMVDRGDTRESLNQIDINSIERIEIVEGPMSVSYGSDALAGVINIITKKPGNERLGINARVQEETVGNEYSPFANQGLHLQTANVTWQKKGWNVSAGATNNTFGGWQGQATGRAKDWLPKDQLFGHGKIGYRNENLTVYYRLDALKEDLLSQGIENVNTRQARDQRYITHRYVHQVQGDWKLSERLQLNGQASYTDYQRRTQTTMLDLSTGRRTLSLGEGEQDVSIFTSQTYRATASYKVSSVVSLQPGVDINLDGSSGARISGSPTINDYAFFVSSTINPTAKISIRPGLRFIKNSVYNAPPAIPSLNAKFALSPRLDLRLAYARGFRSPALRELYFNFFDASHSIRGNPNLKAETSNSINGSLVWQAGRQFKSTLGGFYNVFNNLISYGIDPSDPRVSMNINIDKFKTTGVTLENVFTWKALQATVGFSYIGRYNNLLTATDTTNYVGGLPSFMWSPEVNTNLTYTLPTLDTKVSLFYKYSGRRPSYQTTVTADNQVSATLTEIAPFHWADITLTKPIAKYLTLTAGAKNLFNITRLANTSTDTGIAHSSAGPVPLSYGRSYFLGLSFQWYKN comes from the coding sequence ATGATCGTAACGCTGCTGGTATTGACTATACCTACCCTGGTTCGTGCCCAGCAACCCGCTAGCCGTATCGAAGGAACAATCCTCTTAGCCGATGGTACGCCTGGAAGCGCTGCTACGGTACAGATCAAGTCGCTCAAACGGGCCACTACGGCGGATAACAACGGCCATTTTACACTAGACGGCTTAGCTTCGGGCCGGTACGAATTACAAATCTCGATGGTCGGCTACAAACCGACCAGACAGACCGTCGACGTGGAAAATAATAAGTCTAGCACCGTCATAATCCGCCTTAAAGCCGCTCAGAATCAACTGGACGAAGTGGTTGTAACAGGGCAATACGAGCCTCAATCGATGAAAAAATCGGTCTATCAGGTACGGGTAATCAACAGTGAACGCATTCGTTTACGGGGGGCCGTCAACGTGATCGGCGTCCTGAACAATGAGTTAGGGTTTCGCTTTTCGAACGACCTTATGCTAGGTACAACCGATGTTCAGCTGATGGGTATGTCGGGCCGAAACGTAAAGATTCTACTGGATGGCTTACCAATGGTAGACCGGGGCGACACCCGCGAAAGCTTAAACCAGATCGATATTAATTCAATCGAGCGGATTGAGATTGTAGAAGGCCCGATGTCGGTTTCGTACGGTTCGGATGCGCTGGCGGGGGTTATCAATATCATTACCAAAAAACCGGGCAACGAACGGCTTGGCATTAACGCTCGCGTTCAGGAAGAAACCGTTGGTAACGAGTACAGCCCTTTCGCCAACCAAGGCTTACACCTCCAGACAGCGAATGTTACGTGGCAGAAGAAAGGCTGGAACGTATCGGCTGGAGCTACGAACAATACCTTCGGCGGCTGGCAGGGACAAGCCACTGGGCGCGCTAAAGACTGGCTTCCTAAAGACCAATTATTTGGGCATGGCAAAATCGGCTATCGCAACGAAAACCTGACTGTGTATTACCGGCTGGATGCGCTGAAAGAGGACTTACTAAGCCAGGGTATTGAGAATGTCAACACGCGTCAGGCCCGCGACCAGCGGTACATTACCCACCGTTACGTTCATCAAGTACAGGGCGACTGGAAATTGAGCGAACGTTTGCAACTCAATGGACAAGCGTCTTACACGGACTACCAACGCCGGACCCAGACAACAATGCTGGATCTGAGTACAGGCCGACGCACGCTTTCGCTGGGCGAAGGCGAACAGGACGTGTCTATTTTCACTAGCCAGACCTACCGCGCTACAGCTTCGTACAAAGTTTCGTCGGTAGTTTCTTTACAACCCGGCGTCGATATCAATCTGGATGGCAGTTCCGGAGCGCGAATTTCAGGATCACCCACCATCAATGACTACGCTTTTTTTGTCTCTTCGACAATCAATCCAACCGCAAAGATTAGCATCCGTCCGGGTTTACGCTTCATCAAAAACTCAGTCTACAACGCACCACCGGCTATTCCTTCCCTGAACGCCAAATTTGCGCTTTCTCCCCGACTGGATTTACGCTTAGCGTACGCACGGGGTTTTCGCTCACCTGCCCTGCGCGAACTGTATTTCAACTTTTTCGATGCCAGTCACTCTATTCGCGGCAATCCGAATTTGAAAGCGGAAACCTCGAATAGTATCAATGGATCGCTGGTGTGGCAGGCAGGTCGTCAGTTTAAATCGACGCTTGGCGGTTTCTATAACGTTTTCAATAACCTGATCAGCTACGGAATTGACCCAAGCGACCCGCGCGTTTCGATGAATATCAACATCGACAAGTTTAAAACGACCGGGGTAACGCTGGAGAATGTCTTTACCTGGAAAGCGCTTCAGGCAACGGTTGGCTTCTCCTACATTGGTCGCTATAATAATTTGCTGACGGCAACGGACACCACAAACTACGTAGGCGGCTTACCCTCGTTTATGTGGTCGCCGGAAGTAAATACGAACCTTACGTATACGCTACCAACGCTTGACACCAAGGTCAGCCTTTTCTATAAATACTCCGGCAGACGGCCAAGCTATCAGACTACTGTAACGGCGGATAATCAGGTATCAGCAACGCTAACTGAAATAGCGCCATTCCACTGGGCCGACATCACATTGACAAAGCCAATCGCCAAGTATCTGACTCTTACCGCAGGCGCTAAGAACCTGTTCAATATCACCCGGCTGGCCAACACATCAACCGATACGGGTATTGCCCATAGTTCGGCAGGACCAGTACCGCTTAGTTACGGACGTTCTTATTTTCTGGGGCTTAGCTTCCAGTGGTACAAAAACTAA